Proteins co-encoded in one Plasmodium sp. gorilla clade G2 genome assembly, chromosome: 9 genomic window:
- a CDS encoding U2 small nuclear ribonucleoprotein B'', putative: protein MDGGDIPPNQTLYVNNLEDKINVNDLKFLLYEFFCPYGNIIDINIKKNYKGRGQAFIVFNNIASSTLAYKNLKGKLFLNKNININYAKTKSRIIQKLDGTYNPLLNFNKSKHNIQYKSNEFYTLLVQNLPQEINKNALEILFNQYPGFYEVRYIPAKNLAFVDFTTQQHAEISMTGLQNFKLTPHHPMKISWGS, encoded by the coding sequence atggATGGTGGTGATATTCCGCCTAACCAAACCCTCTACGTAAATAATTTGGAAGATAAGATTAACGTCAATGAcctaaaatttttattatatgaatttttttgtccttatggaaatattatagatattaatataaagaaaaactaTAAAGGTAGAGGTCAAGcttttattgtttttaataatatagctTCTTCTACCTTAGCATATAAAAATCTCAAAGGGAAATTATTTCtcaacaaaaatataaatattaattatgcCAAAACAAAATCAAGAATTATTCAAAAACTAGATGGTACATATAATCCTctattaaattttaataaatcaaaacataatatacaatataaatcAAATGAATTCTATACTTTATTAGTTCAAAATCTACCAcaagaaattaataaaaatgctTTAGAAATTCTTTTTAATCAATATCCAGGATTTTATGAAGTCAGATATATACCTGCAAAAAATCTTGCATTTGTTGATTTTACAACACAACAACATGCAGAAATTTCCATGACAGGAttacaaaattttaaattaactCCACACCATCCGATGAAAATATCATGGGGCTCATAA
- a CDS encoding vacuolar protein sorting-associated protein 33, putative → MNSLEELKEQERILLLNILQNFEGKKCLFFEKSLHVMLNVILNDDDINKEQIENIFFIHKINDLNVNEVNNISNILFFLRPYFYEIKNIFEIIDKIEKSKSIKKKNNYVFIFVPYMSYLCKQEILKHNVLDIPLKIILFPLYFFPLYNDVYSLEIKNIFKEYYVDNDFSNLIFCSFSLMFLQSLFNGVFKNIKSIGNLSQFISEQLIQLRKEIVASNFNIQSPNNFQDDFYDILTNIQNFQDLKNFKNHNNTTVVPLKYALHKIFIGEKKNKIKKKNKKKKKRNKLRLSMSDGGDEYFKSLSKEQEQSGDDEDDGDEDEDEDDDDGDEDDEDDEDDGDDDDEDDEDDGDDDDEYDDDDDDNDDENDDDNDDDNDDDNDDDNDDNNDDDNDDDNDVYNDDDDNHDSVNKPSSPKERRTKKIDNENLINFSNEDASNPYFKSPKKKTSSSQNNDSDKNEEEEKKDHDQKEKHNILEEHISREEKLNDDSKINNVLIHNDNKNIINNYMDNYSQKDSSNDDKNNFIVKREDSYFTINNNNKIKKNEKDSIIDEEIKHEELQKCEEKEGKNYQDEYKNEYIQKNKIKKKKKNSLSINNLYLNDEKEYSELLCDINYISENNEQQNKSNNKNKNKSNNNNNYNNNNNNNGVAISNKRKKKKKKIQNFSENNNIDHNFMIHCDNTKYLMKKKDRDNLEKKNKKEKNYLLEKIGISNFNFLLNVCDDIESCIIIDRRVDMITLFCTPFTYEGLIDHFFGIENLQIEIPRYIIFNEENKEKRPYNNNNMINNNKFDNSYGDGNGINKMMKVRVKLKSSVDVLYNDIKDLSQNEIGSFLHKKASDIQKTYKEKDTLKDIEEINQYMRIFKEKHYEHNSLSTHVNIASFILNNIKKEYNFNKLKLEDEIIQLDTNTNKNIILSIVKHIQLLIYSNEDIYEVYRLLCLFSILTNGINQNYINELKKDIIEQYGIKELTRLNKLYTCNILKFNNKQKFLWCQLKNNFQLLSNDENDISYVCNGYAPLSVRLIEYIGALKNNLQVFPEIFNLLNGPTLDIIQNPIGYEPIPIQNKNKNNQINLNNKKKNVLLFYIGGISYAEIASIRALNKKNQNYNYLIFTTEIVSSKKFLQSME, encoded by the coding sequence ATGAATAGTCTTGAGGAACTGAAAGAGCAGGAAAGGATTTTGCTTTTAAACATATTACAAAATTTTGAAGGAAAGAAATGccttttttttgaaaaatctCTACATGTTATGCTGAATGTTATATTAAacgatgatgatataaataaagaacaaatagaaaatatatttttcatacataaaataaacgATTTAAATGTTAATGaagttaataatatatctaatatattattttttttacgtccttatttttatgaaattaaaaatatttttgaaataattgataaaatagaaaaaagcaaatccattaaaaaaaaaaataattatgtatttatatttgttccTTATATGAGTTATCTATGTAAacaagaaatattaaaacataatGTTTTAGATATTCCTCtaaaaattattcttttccctctttattttttccccTTATATAATGATGTATATAGcttagaaataaaaaatatattcaaagaATATTATGTAGACAATGATTTTAGTAATCTCATTTTTTGTTCCTTTAGCTTAATGTTTCTTCAGTCACTTTTTAATGgagtttttaaaaatatcaaatCCATAGGAAACCTATCACAATTTATTTCTGAACAATTAATACAATTAAGAAAAGAAATTGTAGCTagtaattttaatatacaatCTCCAAATAATTTTCAAGACGATTTTTATGATATCCTAACcaatatacaaaattttcAAGACctcaaaaattttaaaaaccACAACAACACCACAGTGGTCCCTCTTAAATATGCGcttcataaaatatttataggagaaaaaaaaaataaaataaaaaaaaaaaataaaaaaaaaaaaaaaaggaataagcTAAGGTTATCTATGAGCGATGGGGGAGACGAATATTTTAAGAGTTTAAGTAAGGAGCAGGAACAGAGTGgagatgatgaagatgatggagatgaagatgaagatgaagatgaCGATGATGgagatgaagatgatgaagatgatgaagatgatggagatgacgatgatgaagatgatgaagatgatggaGATGACGATGATGAATATGACGATGATGACGATGACAATGACGATGAAAATGACGATGACAATGACGATGATAATGACGATGATAATGACGATGACAATGACGATAACAATGACGATGACAATGACGATGACAATGACGTTTACAATGACGATGATGATAACCATGACAGTGTGAATAAACCTTCTAGTCCAAAAGAaagaagaacaaaaaaaatagacAATGAAAACcttattaatttttcaaaTGAGGATGCATCCAATCCATATTTTAAATCACCCAAGAAAAAAACGAGCTCTTCTCAAAATAATGATtctgataaaaatgaagaagaagaaaaaaaagatcacgaccaaaaagaaaaacataatatattagaagAACATATAAGTAGAgaggaaaaattaaatgacgattctaaaataaataatgttttaatacataatgataataaaaacataattaataattatatggatAATTATTCACAAAAAGATTCAtcaaatgatgataaaaataatttcattGTAAAAAGAGAAGATTCATACTttactattaataataataataaaataaaaaagaatgaaaagGATAGTATTATagatgaagaaataaaacaTGAGGAGTTACAAAAATGTGAAGAGAAAGAAGGGAAAAATTATCaagatgaatataaaaatgaatatatccaaaaaaataaaattaaaaaaaaaaaaaaaaatagtttatccattaataatttatatttaaatgatgaaaaggAATATAGTGAGTTATTATgtgatataaattatatatctgaaaataatgaacaacaaaataaaagcaacaacaaaaacaaaaataaaagtaacaataataataattataataataataataataataacggTGTGGCCATATCCAAtaagagaaaaaagaaaaagaaaaaaattcagAATTTTAgtgagaataataatattgaccATAATTTTATGATCCATTGtgataatacaaaatatttaatgaaaaaaaaagatagagataatttagaaaaaaaaaataaaaaagaaaaaaattatttattagaaAAGATTGGAATAtctaattttaattttttattaaatgtttGTGATGATATAGAATCgtgtattattattgataGACGTGTAGATATGATAACACTATTTTGTACTCCTTTTACATATGAAGGATTAATAGATCATTTTTTTGGCATTGAGAATTTACAAATAGAAATAcctagatatattatatttaatgaagaaaataaagaaaaaagaccatataataataataatatgattaataataataaatttgatAACTCATATGGTGATGGTAATGgaataaacaaaatgatgAAGGTAAgagtaaaattaaaaagttcagtagatgtattatataatgatataaaagatcTTAGTCAAAATGAAATAGGAAGctttttacataaaaaagctagtgatatacaaaaaacatataaagaaaaagatactTTAAAAGATATTGAAGAAATTAATCAATATATGAGgatatttaaagaaaaacatTATGAACATAACTCTTTATCAACACATGTTAATATAgcatcttttattttaaataatataaaaaaagaatataattttaataaattaaaattagaaGATGAAATTATACAACTAGatacaaatacaaataaaaatataatattatctattGTTAAACATATACAACTATTAATTTATAGTAATGAAGATATTTATGAAGTATATagattattatgtttattctCAATTCTTACTAATGGTATTaatcaaaattatattaatgaattaaaaaaagatattataGAACAATATGGAATAAAAGAATTAACTAGATTAAATAAACTATAtacatgtaatatattaaaatttaataataaacaaaaattcTTATGGTgtcaattaaaaaataattttcaattattatcaaatgatgaaaatgatatatcCTATGTATGTAATGGATATGCACCATTATCTGTTCGTTTAATAGAATATATCGGagcattaaaaaataatttacaagTCTTCCCAGAAATATTTAATCTACTTAATGGACCAACTTTAGATATCATACAAAATCCTATAGGATATGAACCCATACCAatacaaaacaaaaataaaaataatcaaattaatctaaataacaaaaaaaaaaatgttcttCTCTTTTATATAGGAGGTATATCATATGCAGAAATAGCATCCATAAGagcattaaataaaaaaaaccaaaattataattacttAATTTTTACAACAGAAATTGTGAGCTCAAAGAAATTCTTACAATCAATGGAGTAA
- a CDS encoding phosphatidylinositol N-acetylglucosaminyltransferase subunit P, putative: MQSIKEGYAFFILYLSQILWVLYLIWAFIFDDILILLYFPFPSKYWAAVIPCAIIFTCFCFFLFTIIYSYVQTESPNSMNLVNDKYSTFENTITEHSMNCMNDINIEQINKLFYDTSLYFD; the protein is encoded by the exons ATGCAATCAATTAAAGAGGGGTAtgctttttttattttatatttatcacaaATATTATGGG tgttatatttaatatgggCCTTCATATTTGATgacatattaattttattgtaCTTTCCATTTCCATCAAA ATATTGGGCTGCCGTTATACCTTGCGCTATAATTTTTAcatgtttttgtttttttttatttacaataatatattcatatgttcAAACTGAATCTCCTAATTCTATGAATTTGGTAAACG ATAAATATTCCACATTTGAAAATACAATCACAGAACATTCAATGAATTGTATGAACGATATAAATATTGagcaaataaataaattattttatgataCCTCTCTATATTTTGATTAA
- a CDS encoding gametocyte development protein 1, putative, translating to MNYIKESCAEFKVKGDNISRNNSSNKMIEMWYLYLYNHKKGLFYFNIDESDNYNGYYCYDNFLEIYNKIKKNELCRHVISLSSEEYAIKKEEEAKNNCINIKEDIYYNSDIEPYVNDKKCFNVDLISSEYIYDRNIRNTKCFCSEKNRSFNSLLYLNNHLSYLYGNKMEYIENFLEEYNMKRFEDVCNRGVLNNFKSDIYEIGIYEENVVSFKLLDCYNGHVIKTTYYMNDDLIFKEIENLLNKMYPLKHIFNNDSVVKNYQKKVSENLKMEESLKFGIVLDFDYVRECFENTKKKCMTLLDFLIILDKILEIFRQNCVIMFLHVCIFNDNDTNKDINNYRKQYSYIFEELKDTLKLLEQKGIPVVIRINPFQSVRLLLSYNDFSNPFIQDVNDMYLNEQVDHIVLVTNNSNLISYCYNFDHRITYSIKNKNNNVTSINNSIINKHIYIDTTNEISNDDLNDDHNDDHNDDHNDDHNDDHNDDHNDDHNDDHNDDHNDDHNDDHNDDHNDDHNNNSNIIMFNKPVIVISSLSSLPLKNNKIHDDITLDNFCYMTYIIKTLYFRFQSRNIRNMLKNNVNNTTNLIINRIDQMNKTNRVIKNKINVLLLDDILNKILLRKENKNMSIHHLLQKAYSPLYYPIHYYIKEKCKYK from the coding sequence atgaacTACATAAAAGAGTCTTGTGCAGAATTTAAGGTAAAGGGGGATAACATCTCTAGaaataatagtagtaataagATGATTGAAATGtggtatttatatttatataatcataagaaaggtttattttatttcaatatTGATGAGagtgataattataatggctattattgttatgataattttttagagatatataataagataaaaaagaatgagTTGTGTCGGCATGTAATAAGTTTAAGTTCTGAAGAGTATgcaattaaaaaagaagaagaagctAAGAAtaattgtataaatataaaagaagatatatattataatagtgATATTGAGCCATAtgttaatgataaaaaatgttttaatgTAGACTTAATAAGTtctgaatatatttatgatcgtaatataagaaatactAAATGTTTTTGTTCTGAAAAGAATAGATCATTTAACAGTTTATTGTATTTAAACAATCACTTATCATATTTGTATGGAAATAAAATGGAATACATTGAAAATTTTTTAGAAGAgtataatatgaaaagatTTGAAGATGTTTGTAATAGAGgtgttttaaataattttaaatctgatatatatgaaataggTATATATGAAGAGAATGTggtttcttttaaattactTGATTGTTATAATGGACATGTTATAAAAActacatattatatgaatgatgatttaatatttaagGAAATAGAAAACTtgttaaataaaatgtatccactgaaacatatttttaataatgatagtGTTGTAAAAAACTATCAGAAAAAAGTATCTGAAAATTTGAAAATGGAAGAATCTTTAAAATTTGGAATTGTACTTGATTTTGATTATGTAAGAGAATGTTTTGAaaatactaaaaaaaaatgtatgacATTATTAGATTTCTTAATAATTCTGGATAAAATATTGGAAATCTTTAGACAAAACTGCGTCATAATGTTTCTgcatgtatgtatttttaatgATAACGATAcaaataaagatattaataattatagaaaacaatattcttatatatttgaagaattaaaagataCTCTTAAATTATTAGAACAAAAAGGTATTCCTGTTGTTATCAGAATCAATCCATTTCAATCTGTTCGTTTATTATTAAGTTATAATGATTTTTCTAATCCATTTATACAAGATGTAAATGATATGTATTTAAATGAGCAAGTAGATCATATTGTGTTAGTAACAAATAATTCGAATCTAATATCttattgttataattttgATCATAGAATTACTTAttctattaaaaataaaaataataatgttacaagtattaataatagtatcataaacaaacatatatatattgatactACAAATGAGATATCCAATGATGATCTTAATGATGATCATAATGATGATCACAATGATGATCACAATGATGATCACAATGATGATCACAATGATGATCACAATGATGATCACAATGATGATCACAATGATGATCACAATGATGATCACAATGATGATCACAATGATGATCACAATgatgatcataataataatagcaacattattatgtttaataAACCTGTAATTGTTATCTCTTCTTTGAGTTCTTTACCcttgaaaaataataaaatacatgATGATATAACTCTTGACAATTTCTGCTACATGACATACATTATTAAAACTTTGTATTTTCGTTTTCAATCTAGAAATATACGTAACATGCTCAAAAATAACGTGAACAATACAACTAATTTGATAATAAATCGGATAGATCAAATGAATAAAACAAATCGCGtcatcaaaaataaaattaatgtcCTCTTATTAGATGATAttcttaataaaatattactcagaaaggaaaataaaaacatgaGCATTCATCATCTACTACAAAAGGCATATTCTCCCTTATATTATCCAATTCATTactatataaaagaaaaatgtaaatataaataa
- a CDS encoding gametocytogenesis-implicated protein, putative: protein MVRQLDDENIFNMLEERNESENNEDNENNGYNDNNQNNNDNENTDGIDNNEDILNNGFFGSSFNNNNISNISEGGNDSIQLGSNSFFFDRNNNVNRILVNVDENNLPISSLNGTNHIFGVPSNINMDSLVQTILLASSLIINVATNNRNTRRGTNILTSDGEDTMEEVIDDGMEEIDLNDDSDYIRDENPLGEYANMEYELLHGVSDNTSLSRYNGIVNDNFSFVDEEDLISFDDDATLETQSLIAHGRDSLSEIGDGEELFADIDEFPSTNDSTPRDNVVYIRGDIVLGDDEIIIENGEIIYNNNNQELFEDIPEFMETTDILQDREQVFEYNISVANQNTTNDNSFNFNAPQENTVANYNLSRFLQRYGTNTPPTQHNVSIHSDGHSLTTDNNLFNYVNSSYIRENSLYPGSFEMARYADRYQMGDTIAEGFLY from the exons ATGGTGAGGCAGTTGGacgatgaaaatatattcaatatgctagaagaaagaaatgaaagtgaaaataatgaagataacGAGAATAATggatataatgataataaccaaaataataatgataatgaaaacACTGATGGTATAGATAACAATGaggatattttaaataatggaTTTTTTGGTTCTTCgtttaataacaataatatcaGTAATATATCAGAGGGTGGAAACGATTCAATACAATTAGGTTCaaatagttttttttttgatagaAACAATAATGTCAATCGAATATTGGTTAATGTAGATGAGAATAATTTACCAATAAGTTCATTGAATGGGACAAATCATATTTTTGGTGTTCctagtaatataaatatggatTCATTGGTGCAGACAATTCTTTTGGCTTCTAGTTTGATAATTAACGTag CTACGAATAATAGAAATACCAGAAGAGGCACCAACATTTTAACATCTGATGGAGAAGATACTATGGAAGAAGTAATAGATGATGGCATGGAAGAAATTGATTTAAATGATGACTCAGATTATATACGTGATGAGAACCCATTGGGTGAATATGCAAATATGGAATATGAACTATTGCATGGAGTTTCTGACAATACGAGTTTATCACGTTATAATGGTATAGTTaatgataatttttcatttgttgATGAAGAAGATTTAATTAGCTTTGATGATGATGCAACTTTAGAAACACAATCATTGATAGCACATGGAAGAGATTCTTTGTCAGAAATAGGAGATGGGGAAGAATTATTTGCAGATATAGATGAATTCCCTTCAACAAATGATAGTACTCCTAGAGATaatgttgtatatataagaGGTGATATTGTATTAGGTgatgatgaaataataatagaaaatggagaaattatatataataataataatcaagaATTATTTGAAGATATACCAGAATTCATGGAAACTACAGATATATTACAAGATAGAGAACAAGtttttgaatataatatatctgtAGCTAATCAAAATACAACAAATgataattcatttaattttaatgcACCACAAGAAAATACAGTAgcaaattataatttatccAGATTTTTACAAAGATATGGAACAAATACTCCTCCTACGCAACATAATGTATCCATACATTCAGATGGACATTCATTGACAACTGACAATAATCTTTTTAATTATGTTAATAGTTCTTATATTCGAGAAAATTCATTATATCCAGGTAGCTTTGAAATGGCTCGATATGCCGACAGATATCAAATGGGAGATACCATAGCAGAAgggtttttatattaa
- a CDS encoding cytoadherence linked asexual protein 9, putative, producing the protein MIIVDLFLWLCISIGHFITLKLALKNYKKYFEIGSLKYLNWQSILKFNQSDRFKVLDLICDESSLYEGQMKRREQYLKNNIFSTSEECSVLEFLIHHINKYQMELYGNVHKLSLNVQVLLENKHLKEKFLQFMCRSRKECNIYESERFKQEQEKGVEFHDNNNYKFSQENVPASKVVDPFNLFTNYFYFIKYYSVFNSDHIIYMHLLNFVGILNGNNDAYVSSLYLPGYYNAIQLSYKDQIGLKDLYQNLVKCVEKCYMRNRKNRSFSHRIASIFRHKKFDSSKCSICEGTLLYINNQSQDKISMAQKFYIYVTKILKVNNISSFITNMNIYEDYSNFLMHDLNWYTFLFLFRMTTYKDIPNYSISNAMYLSIKDEDDTKRTMVTFHWMPSTIKRMHNHRIKKYVSIYLLEELEKLIDNKLIEKVKKCITFLVHLNAFLQLDFFNYLNETPANLQHPFPLSMMVEARFKDWFIQYLTGFFFINYDDSNTRYNMPENMKRGTFIPPKYSKWNIHLKRFIDDAFFMYFNQKHALTLFKYHNPYNISNKIMLMRDTYELYTKNYDKLIFGADIMLLRKTFSCTPMSSKVWDRVKYFLHNIIGNPLNYYKHGLIYAYTLNKAMLKEVVNDFFVIYKMNKDIFSGTSFLQTVYLLFKKIQATYFSHRRNDDVSMNNIFMFNLEKNYSKMNQADREKEIHESMASRFFAKTLFTVFQMMFVIQISNDVDKLDRIYGKADMLRLSVHDEPFLRFAYAYYGSMYDKLTNVFFPMHIKKPTIQLKYGKTFIMANLYYLCSVIFSMYNLNNLSLLCEYQAIGSSNFHSYKKMSQFIDKKFIPLVFYTLKARTESVMKANSWYNMVFNDFDTTAMSTTWPFLGYYMGGNMLYRNILYFPNHLPEELKKQTKGVELAQPDYEPSVHSIDWQVGYAISHGLSLSFFTYGMMKAYAYFENVIFFLRNSIRIFDRFYSILENYVCMYIKRLFNKLTVDKLLKAMSRAYTSTKKEGAYEEAMLSRVRDKEKVEKEVEEDKRTDLSTLPTFDIMDFEKNTNYMYKDNEDYFDDLDDNEEFLNSKDLLYYDDGIDRTKRYELIPLARYRYDPF; encoded by the exons atgattataGTAGATTTATTTTTGTGGTTATGCATAT ctATTGGACATTTTATTACTTTAAAATTAGCTCtaaagaattataaaaagtattTTGAAATAGGAAGTTTGAAATATCTTAACTGGCAgagtattttaaaatttaatcAATCTGATAGATTTAAAGTGTTAGATTTGATTTGTGATGAAAGTAGTTTGTATGAGGGACAAATGAAAAGAAGAGAAcaatatttaaagaataatatattttcgaCATCAGAAGAATGTTCCGTTTTAGAGTTTTTAATAcatcatattaataaatatcagATGGAATTATATGGTAACGTGCATAAATTAAGTTTGAATGTACAGGtattattagaaaataaaCATTTAAAAGAGAAATTTTTACAATTTATGTGTAGAAGTAGAAAGGagtgtaatatatatgaaagtGAAAGATTTAAACAAGAACAAGAAAAGGGTGTAGAATTTCACGATAATAACAACTATAAATTTTCACAAGAGAATGTTCCTGCTTCAAAAGTAGTTGATCCATTTAATTTGTttacaaattatttttattttataaaatattacagTGTTTTTAATAGtgatcatattatatatatgcatcttttaaattttgtTGGAATTTTAa ATGGAAATAATGATGCTTACGTAAGTTCCTTGTATTTACCAGGATATTATAATg cCATTCAGCTTTCTTATAAAGATCAGATTGGATTGAAAGACTTATATCAAAATCTTGTAAaat GTGTTGAGAAATGTTATATgagaaatagaaaaaataggTCCTTTTCTCACAGAATTGCTTCAATTTTTCGTCATAAGAAATTTGATAGTTCAAAATGTAGTATTTGTGAAGGAAccctattatatataaata aTCAATCTCAGGATAAAATATCTATGGCAcagaaattttatatatatgtaacaaAAATACTAAAAGTCAATAATATAAGTTCCTTTATaacaaatatgaatatttatgaGGATTATAGTAATTTCTTAATGCACGATTTAAATTGGTATAcctttttattcttatttagaATGACAACATATAAag ATATACCTAATTATAGCATTTCTAATGCCATGTATTTAAGTATAAAAGATGAAGACGATACAAAAAGAACTATGGTTACTTTCCATTGGATGCCTTCAACTATAAAGAGAATGCATAATCAtcgtataaaaaaatatgtatctatatatttattagaaG AACTGGAAAAGCTAATTGATAATAAATTGATAGAGAAGGTTAAAAAATGCATAACATTTTTAGTCCATCTAAATGCATTTTTACAATTAGATTTCTTTAACTATTTAAACGAAACACCTGCAAATCTTCAACACCCTTTCCCCCTAAGTATGATGGTAGAAGCTAGATTTAAAGATTGGTTTATTCAATATCTCACtggtttcttttttataaattatgacGATTCAAATACAAGATATAACATGCCTGAAAATATGAAACGAGGTACCTTTATACCACCGAAATATAGTAAATGGAATATTCACTTAAAAAGATTTATTGATGATGccttttttatgtattttaatCAAAAACATGCCCTAACATTGTTCAAATATCATAACccatataatataagtaaTAAGATTATGCTAATGAGAGAtacatatgaattatatacaaaaaattatgataaacTTATCTTTGGAGCTGATATTATGCTTTTAAGAAAAACATTTTCTTGTACTCCCATGTCTAGTAAAGTATGGGATAgagttaaatattttttgcaTAATATTATTGGAAACCCTCTCAACTATTACAAACATGGtcttatatatgcatataccTTAAATAAAGCAATGTTAAAAGAAGTCGTAAAtgatttttttgttatatataaaatgaacaaAGATATATTTTCAGGAACCTCTTTCTTACAAACAGTCTATCTactctttaaaaaaatacaagcTACCTATTTTTCTCACAGAAGAAATGATGATGTg AGTATGAACAACATTTTCATGTTTAATctggaaaaaaattattctaaAATGAACCAAGCTGAtagagaaaaagaaattcaTGAATCTATGGCATCCAGATTTTTTGCAAAAACTTTATTTACAGTATTTCAAATGATGTTCGTTATACAAATAAGTAATGATGTAGATAAACTTGATAGAATATATGGTAAAGCAGACATGTTGCGTTTATCTGTACATGATGAACCTTTCTTACGTTTTGCCTACGCTTACTATGGTAGTATGTATGATAAATTAACAAATGTCTTTTTCCCAatgcatataaaaaaaccAACCATCCAACTCAAATACGGAAAAACATTTATTATGGctaatttgtattatttatgttcAGTTATTTTCTCTATGTACaacttaaataatttaagtCTTCTATGTGAATATCAAGCCATAGGAAGTTCCAATTTccattcatataaaaaaatgtcaCAATTTATTGATAAAAAATTCATACCATTAGTATTTTATACACTTAAGGCAAGAACCGAAAGTGTTATGAAAGCCAATAGTTGGTATAATATGGTTTTTAATGATTTTGATACTACAGCAATGTCCACCACTTGGCCCTTTTTGGGATATTATATGGGAggtaatatgttatatagaaatattttatattttccaaaTCACTTACctgaagaattaaaaaaacaaacaaaaggTGTAGAATTAGCACAACCAGATTATGAACCTTCTGTTCATAGTATTGATTGGCAAGTAGGATATGCCATTAGTCATGGTTTATCcctttcattttttacatatgGTATGATGAAAGCTTATGCTTATTTtgaaaatgttatatttttcttgaGAAACTCTATCCGTATTTTTGATAGGTTTTATTCAATTTTAGAAAATTATGtgtgtatgtatattaaaagattATTCAATAAATTGACTGTTGATAAATTACTCAAGGCAATGTCAAGAGCATATACATCTACTAAAAAGGAAGGTGCTTATGAAGAAGCAATGTTATCGAGAGTTCGTGATAAAGAGAAGGTAGAAAAGGAAGTAGAAGAGGATAAACGTACTGACTTATCTACTCTTCCAACATTTGATATAATGGATTTTGAAAAGAAtacaaattatatgtataaggATAATGAAGATTATTTTGATGATTTAGATGATAACGAAGAATTTTTAAATAGTAAGGATCTTCTATATTATGATGATGGTATAGATAGAACAAAACGTTATGAATTAATTCCTTTGGCACGTTATCGTTATGATCCtttttaa